ACTCCGGGGGAACCCGGGGAGACGCCCGCACCCGCACCCCGCGCCCGTCGACGGAACGTTCCGGCGACGGGCGCGTCGCATCCACCGATACCCTTGACCGGTGACCGACGCCCAAGAGACCGCAGCAGACCTGCGCACCACCACCGGGGGCGGCCCCCCGGACGACGAAGCTCCGTCCGACGGGCCGCCGATCCCCCTGCTCGAACCCCGCGAGGGCATTCCGCCGGTGGTCGCCGACGCGGCGTCCCTCGCCCGGGTGGTCGCGGCGTTCGCCGCGGGTACCGGACCCGTCGCCGTGGACGCCGAGCGCGCCTCCGGATACCGCTACGGACAGCGCGCCTACCTGGTGCAGCTGCGCCGGGAGGGCGCCGGCTCCGCACTGATCGACCCGGTGGGCTGCCCCGACCTCTCCTCCCTGGGCGAGGCCCTGGCCGACGCCGAGTGGATCCTGCACGCCGCCAGCCAGGACCTGCCCTGCCTGCGCGACATAGGCATGCGGCCGACCTCCCTCTTCGACACCGAGCTGGCCGGCCGGCTCGCCGGTTTCCCCCGGGTCGGCCTCGGCGCGATGGTCGAGAGCGTGCTCGGCTACGCGCTGGAGAAGGGCCACTCCGCCGTCGACTGGTCCACCCGCCCGCTCCCGGAGCCGTGGCTGCGCTACGCCGCGCTCGACGTCGAGCTGCTGGTGGACCTGCGGGACGCGCTGGAGAAGGAGCTGGACCGGCAGGGCAAGCTCGACTGGGCCCACCAGGAGTTCGACGCCATCGCCGCCGCTCCCCCGGCCCCGCCGCGCAAGGACCCGTGGCGCCGAACGTCCGGCATGCACAAGGTGCGCCGGCGCCGGCAGATGGCCGTCGTACGGGAGCTGTGGGAGTCGCGCGACCGGGTCGCGCAGCGGCGCGACGTCTCCCCGGGCAAGGTGCTGGGCGACGCCGCGATCGTGGAGGCCGCGCTCGCGCTGCCGGCGAACGTGCACGCCCTGTCCGCCCTGCCCGGCTACGGACAGCGCATGGGCCGGCGCCAGTTGGAGCAGTGGATGGCCGCCGTGGACCGGGCCAAGGCCCTGCCCGAGAGCGAGCTGCCGCAGCCCGGCGCCACCCCGGCCGGCCCGCCCCCGCCGCGCTCCTGGGCCGACAAGGACCCGGCCGCCGCGGCCCGGCTGTCGGCGGCCCGTACCGCCGTGTCGACGCTGGCGGAGGGACTGAACCTGCCCCAGGAGAACCTGATCGCCCCGGACACCGTGCGCCGGCTGTGCTGGGAGCCGCCGCAGCGGATCGACGCGGACACCGTCGCCGCGGCCCTCGCGGGACACGGCGCCCGTCCGTGGCAGGTCGAGCAGGTGACCCCGGCGCTCGTCACGGCCCTCGCCGCGACCGCCTGACCGCGCTCCCCTCCTCCCCTCCGCTCCGTTCCCCTCCGCGAAGCCCCCGGCCGCCGGCCGGGGGCTTCGTCACGCGGTCACGACACCCCGACCCTTTCGAGTGTGACCTTCACCGCTCCTCCCGCAGGGGGTGTGCACACGGGTTACCCGCAAGTAGCATGAACCGGGTGAGCGCGCGCTCAGCGGCACCCGCCGGGCGCGCTCCCGCGCAGCAGTGCACACCCGCACCTGGAGGAGAGCCAACGTGCCTCGTACCGTCAGGGACGTCGTCTTCGTCGACGGCGTCCGCACCCCGTTCGGCAAGGCGGGCCCGAAGGGCATCTACCACGAGACCCGCGCCGACGACCTCGTCGTGAAGGCGATCCGGGAGCTGCTGCGCCGCAACCCGGACCTGGACCCCGCGAAGATCGACGAGGTCGCCATCGCCGCGACCACGCAGATCGGCGACCAGGGCCTCACGCTGGGCCGTACGGCCGGCATCCTCGCGGGCCTCCCGCAGTCGGTGCCGGGCTACTCGATCGACCGCATGTGCGCCGGCGCGCTGACCGCCGTGACCGCCGTCGCGGGCGGCGTGGCCTTCGGTGCGTACGACGTCGCCCTCGCCGGCGGCGTCGAGCACATGGGCCGCCACCCCATGGGCGAGGGCGTGGACCCGAACCCGCGGTTCGTCTCCGAGAAGATGGTCGACGAGTCCGCCCTGTTCATGGGCATGACCGCGGAGAACCTGCACGACCGCTACCCGGCGATCACCAAGCTCCGCGCCGACGAGTACGCCGTGCGCTCGCAGGAGAAGGCCGCCAAGGCGTACGCCGACGGCAAGATCCAGCAGGACCTGGTCCCGATCTCGGTGCGCAACACCAACGCGGAGGTCGGTGAGACGGGCTGGGGCCTGGTCACCTCCGACGAGCCGATGCGCCCGGGCACCACGCTGGAGAACCTGGCCGGCCTGAAGACCCCGTTCCGTACGCACGGCCGGGTCACCGCGGGCAACGCCGCCGGTCTCAACGACGGTGCCACCGCCGCGATCATCGCCTCCGAGGACTTCGCCCGGGAGAACAACCTCCCGGTCAAGATGCGCCTGGTCGCGTACTCCTTCGCGGGCGTGGAGCCGGAGGTCATGGGCTACGGCCCGATCCCGGCGACCGAGAAGGCGCTCGCGCAGGCCGGTCTGACCATCGACGACATCGGCCTGTTCGAGATCAACGAGGCCTTCGCCGTGCAGGTGCTGGCCTTCCTGGAGCACTACGGCATCGCCGACGACGACGCCCGCGTCAACCAGTACGGCGGCGCCATCGCCTTCGGCCACCCCCTCGCCTCCTCCGGCGTGCGCCTGATGACGCAGCTGGCCCGGCAGTTCGAGGAGCAGCCGCACGTCCGCTACGGCCTGACCACCATGTGCGTCGGCTTCGGCATGGGCGCCACGGTCGTCTGGGAGAACCCGCACTTCAACGCCGAGGGAGACTCCAAGTGAGCACCACCGCTGAGCTCCTGAAGGGCGCGGCCGAGCTGTTCCCGGACGAGGTCGTCACGCAGGCGCACGTCCGCCACCTCGACCTGCCGTTCGGCGCCGGGCGCTTCGCGCTCGTCACGCTGGACAACGGGCTGGACCACACCAAGCCGACCACGTTCGGCCCGCAGTCCCTCGCCAACCTGAACGCGGCGGTCGACCAGGTCGAGCAGGAGGCCCTCGCGGGCTCCATCGTCGGCGCGGGCATCACCGGCAAGCCGTTCATCTTCGCGGTCGGCGCCGACCTCAAGGGCGTCGAGCTGCTGAAGAAGCACGACGAGGCGCTCGCCATCGGCAAGGGCGGCCACGACGTCTTCAAGCGGCTGTCGGCCCTGACCGTCCCGACCTTCGCGTACTACAACGGCGCGGCGATGGGCGGCGGTGTCGAGGTCGGCCTGCACTGCACCTACCGCACCGTCTCCAAGGCCATCCCGGCCTTCTCGCTGCCCGAGGTCTTCCTCGGCCTGGTCCCGGGCTGGGGCGGCTGCGCGCTGCTGCCGAACCTGATCGGCGCGGACCGCGCGGTCTCGGTCATCATCGAGAACTCGCTGAACCAGAACCGCCAGCTGCGCGGCAAGCAGGTCTTCGACCTGGGCATCGCGGACGCCCTGTTCGAGGGCGCCGACTTCCTGGAGCAGTCGCTGCTCTGGACGGCGAACGTCCTGAACGGCGCCACCGAGGTCGTCCGGGCCGACGTGGACCGGGGCGCGGCCTGGGACGCGGCGGTCGCGCGCGGCCGCGCCATCGCGGACTCCAAGGTGCACGGCGCGGCCCCGGCCGCCTACCGCGCGCTGGAGATCATCGAGGCGGCCAAGGACGGCGACCTGCAGAAGGGCTTCGACGCCGAGGACGCGGCCCTGGCCGACCTCATCATGGGCGGCGAACTGCGCTCCGGCATCTACGCGTTCAACCTGGTCCAGAAGCGCGCCAAGCGCCCGGCCGGCGCCCCGGACAAGAACCTGGCGCGCCCGGTCACCAAGGTCGGCGTGGTCGGCGCGGGCCTGATGGCCTCGCAGCTGGCGCTGCTCTTCCTGCGCCGCCTGGAGGTGCCGGTGGTCCTCACCGACATCGACCAGGAGCGCGTGGACAAGGGTGTGGGCTACGTCCACGCCGAGATCCGCAAGCTGCTCGACAAGGGCCGCATCAACCGGGACAAGGCCAACCGCCTGACCGCCCTGGTGACGGGCGTCCTGGACAAGGCCGAGGGCTTCGCGGACGCGGACTTCATCATCGAGGCCGTGTTCGAGGAGATGTCCGTCAAGCAGAAGGTGTTCGCGGAGGTCGAGGCGGTCGCCCCGGCGCACGCGATCCTCGCCACCAACACCTCCTCGCTGTCGGTCTCGGAGATGGCCTCGAAGCTCGAACACCCCGAGCGCGTGGTCGGCTTCCACTTCTTCAACCCGGTCGCGATCCTCCCGCTGCTGGAGATCGTCCGCGGCGAGCGGACCGACGACGCCTCGCTGGCCACGGCCTTCGGCGTGGCGCGCAAGCTGAAGAAGACCGCGGTCCTCACCAAGGACGCCCCGGCGTTCGTGGTCAACCGCATCCTGACCCGCTTCATGGGCGAGATCCAGAACGTCATCGACGAGGGCACCCCGGTGGCCACCGCGGAGAAGGCCATCGAGCCGCTCGGCCTGCCGATGTCCCCGCTGGTGCTGCTGGAGCTCGTGGGCCCGGCGATCGGCCTGCACGTCTCCGAGACCCTGAACCGCGCCTTCCCGGAGCGCTTCACCGTCTCGCCGAACCTCAAGCGCGTGGTCGAGGCCGGCAAGCGCGGCTTCTACGTCTACGACTCCGGCGCGCCGGAGCTGGACCCCGAGGTCGCCGCGCTGCTGGTCCAGGGCGACAGCGTCCTGACCGAGGAGCAGGTCCGCGACCGCGTCCTGGACGCGGTGGCGCAGGAGATCGGCCTGATGCTGGAGGAGGGTGTCGTGGCCGAGGCCCAGGACATCGACCTCTGCCTCATCACGGGCGCCGGCTGGCCCTTCCACTTGG
Above is a window of Streptomyces subrutilus DNA encoding:
- a CDS encoding ribonuclease D encodes the protein MTDAQETAADLRTTTGGGPPDDEAPSDGPPIPLLEPREGIPPVVADAASLARVVAAFAAGTGPVAVDAERASGYRYGQRAYLVQLRREGAGSALIDPVGCPDLSSLGEALADAEWILHAASQDLPCLRDIGMRPTSLFDTELAGRLAGFPRVGLGAMVESVLGYALEKGHSAVDWSTRPLPEPWLRYAALDVELLVDLRDALEKELDRQGKLDWAHQEFDAIAAAPPAPPRKDPWRRTSGMHKVRRRRQMAVVRELWESRDRVAQRRDVSPGKVLGDAAIVEAALALPANVHALSALPGYGQRMGRRQLEQWMAAVDRAKALPESELPQPGATPAGPPPPRSWADKDPAAAARLSAARTAVSTLAEGLNLPQENLIAPDTVRRLCWEPPQRIDADTVAAALAGHGARPWQVEQVTPALVTALAATA
- a CDS encoding thiolase family protein, encoding MPRTVRDVVFVDGVRTPFGKAGPKGIYHETRADDLVVKAIRELLRRNPDLDPAKIDEVAIAATTQIGDQGLTLGRTAGILAGLPQSVPGYSIDRMCAGALTAVTAVAGGVAFGAYDVALAGGVEHMGRHPMGEGVDPNPRFVSEKMVDESALFMGMTAENLHDRYPAITKLRADEYAVRSQEKAAKAYADGKIQQDLVPISVRNTNAEVGETGWGLVTSDEPMRPGTTLENLAGLKTPFRTHGRVTAGNAAGLNDGATAAIIASEDFARENNLPVKMRLVAYSFAGVEPEVMGYGPIPATEKALAQAGLTIDDIGLFEINEAFAVQVLAFLEHYGIADDDARVNQYGGAIAFGHPLASSGVRLMTQLARQFEEQPHVRYGLTTMCVGFGMGATVVWENPHFNAEGDSK
- a CDS encoding 3-hydroxyacyl-CoA dehydrogenase NAD-binding domain-containing protein — encoded protein: MSTTAELLKGAAELFPDEVVTQAHVRHLDLPFGAGRFALVTLDNGLDHTKPTTFGPQSLANLNAAVDQVEQEALAGSIVGAGITGKPFIFAVGADLKGVELLKKHDEALAIGKGGHDVFKRLSALTVPTFAYYNGAAMGGGVEVGLHCTYRTVSKAIPAFSLPEVFLGLVPGWGGCALLPNLIGADRAVSVIIENSLNQNRQLRGKQVFDLGIADALFEGADFLEQSLLWTANVLNGATEVVRADVDRGAAWDAAVARGRAIADSKVHGAAPAAYRALEIIEAAKDGDLQKGFDAEDAALADLIMGGELRSGIYAFNLVQKRAKRPAGAPDKNLARPVTKVGVVGAGLMASQLALLFLRRLEVPVVLTDIDQERVDKGVGYVHAEIRKLLDKGRINRDKANRLTALVTGVLDKAEGFADADFIIEAVFEEMSVKQKVFAEVEAVAPAHAILATNTSSLSVSEMASKLEHPERVVGFHFFNPVAILPLLEIVRGERTDDASLATAFGVARKLKKTAVLTKDAPAFVVNRILTRFMGEIQNVIDEGTPVATAEKAIEPLGLPMSPLVLLELVGPAIGLHVSETLNRAFPERFTVSPNLKRVVEAGKRGFYVYDSGAPELDPEVAALLVQGDSVLTEEQVRDRVLDAVAQEIGLMLEEGVVAEAQDIDLCLITGAGWPFHLGGVTPYLDREGVSERVNGKKFLAPGLASVPA